A genome region from Leptodactylus fuscus isolate aLepFus1 chromosome 6, aLepFus1.hap2, whole genome shotgun sequence includes the following:
- the LOC142208594 gene encoding uncharacterized protein LOC142208594 — protein sequence MNRCAEPEHRQEESDSTLNNVPTQSSQDGAGQTIQTPRCLSSIVHKTEEDFSSRKRQRTLNGLVCSPTVLRHHTATPHDIQRTNDHDRSLSNRDSSCPPGPGGQYWTARSGSRVTALYSELVRELEAQIAELHQILASRDEAAKVQQWRIQELEKENQELRRHVQTLEEQNDALSRRGICAIKEGDRLMGPDGQSVVVSDSNVSFLKNLAGFLETNSESQTSSPPNLSTPHPSSESKMPSTENLASPIPPSTPEPGHPNALNEVTSTPPDGMLRVTGVTSGFQYWMKMDDGGENTIPESCVLWEEPLQETLPDGTPAWASPIESNGRPKLELVPASGVYITYQQLEDLSLIPPDKPKLMTRRLLDYFFSRETLARSSATGQRIAHNNTTMEKPLRLPDTVVTAIKAYVTRACGRGCNFNAVINSKCGTSRRAVKKMSIRIDWTEGGAKHCPRPSSKSPAQRLQSPNEKATVTGTKTTETLMTENVPQNN from the exons ATGAACCGCTGTGCAGAACCTGAACATAGGCAAGAAGAGTCAGATAGCACGCTCAACAATGTGCCCACACAGAGCTCGCAAGATGGAGCTGGTCAAACAATACAGACACCCAG ATGTTTGTCATCAATTGTCCACAAAACTGAAGAGGACTTTTCCTCCAGAAAACGTCAGAGAACTTTGAATGGACTTGTGTGCTCGCCCACTGTTCTTCGCCATCACACTGCCACTCCACATGACATTCAGAGAACTAACGATCATGACAGAAGTCTTTCAAATAGAGACTCGAGTTGTCCGCCAGGGCCTGGAGGACAATACTGGACTGCACGGTCAGGAAGCCGAGTAACTGCACTTTATTCAGAGTTAGTTCGGGAGCTGGAGGCACAGATTGCGGAACTGCATCAAATCTTGGCTTCTCGAGATGAAGCAGCCAAAGTACAGCAATGGAGAATCCAAGAACTTGAGAAAGAGAACCAAGAATTAAGGAGACACGTCCAGACTTTGGAGGAGCAGAATGATGCTCTATCCCGTAGGGGAATATGTGCAATAAAAGAAGGTGATCGACTCATGGGACCAGATGGTCAGTCTGTGG TGGTCAGTGACAGCAACGTCTCCTTCTTGAAGAACCTGGCTGGATTTCTAGAGACAAATTCAGAGTCACAG ACTTCCTCTCCTCCAAACTTATCTACACCCCACCCCTCGAGTGAAAGCAAGATGCCATCAACAGAAAACCTGGCGTCCCCTATTCCACCATCCACTCCAGAGCCCGGCCATCCAAATGCACTAAATGAGGTGACCAGTACTCCTCCCGATGGCATGCTGCGGGTCACTGGGGTGACAAGTGGCTTTCAATACTGGATGAAGATGGATGATGGTGGTGAGAACACAATACCTGAATCTTGCGTTTTGTGGGAAGAACCTTTACAAGAAACCTTGCCAGACGGGACTCCAGCATGGGCTTCACCTATAGAG AGTAATGGACGTCCAAAACTGGAGTTGGTGCCAGCATCCGGAGTGTACATCACATACCAGCAGCTGGAGGACCTCTCTCTTATTCCACCAGATAAACCTAAACTAATGACTCGGCGTCTACTGGATTACTTCTTCTCTAGGGAGACCCTAGCACGATCTTCAGCCACAGGACAACGAATTGCacataataataccaccatggAAAAACCGCTGCGGCTGCCGGATACAGTGGTAACTGCTATTAAAG CTTATGTGACAAGAGCTTGCGGCCGTGGCTGTAACTTCAACGCAGTTATAAATAGTAAATGCGGCACATCCCGAAGGGCTGTGAAAAAGATGTCAATACGCATCGATTGGACAGAAGGAGGCGCTAAACACTGCCCCAGGCCTTCATCCAAATCACCAGCTCAGAGGCTACAGTCTCCCAATGAAAAGGCTACAGTCACTGGAACAAAGACAACAGAGACTTTAATGACAGAGAACGTGCCACAGAACAACTGA
- the SP2 gene encoding transcription factor Sp2 isoform X2, whose product MTATAAVSPSEYLQPAVSASQDTQPSPLALLAATCSKIGPPAVETAVTTPVPQRPTRKRLIPIKPAPLPLSPGKAGIGLLSTKGNVIQIPQLGTGNGQLFFTIQNPVGKTGRYQTLQTSSQAIPQTLGTQFQIINATDAGTTLQISPASSSTKHVPIKPAPPQKNSNVMKLTGTAGNNLTLALPLNNLGDPSSEISSQLLPSKQSKKPRKKPLPPAPTPGSPTQEQVETVLIETTADNILQAGNNLLIVQSPNAGQHAVLQLVQPKAETQLVQIPQQALRVVQAASATLPTVPQKPVQSVQSTEPLPTQIYLRTSAGDVQTLMVQESSPQTCSMGGTGALPTISTTPTKKNVLRKERSFAKIAPAGSVINLNTAQLSATSQGIQTISINGVPVQGVPVTITNAAGQQQISVQNVSSNNVAISGLSPSQIQLQMEQALSGELQPGEKRRRVACTCPNCKDGEKGWGPPGRKRHVCHIPECGRTFRKTSLLRAHVRLHTGERPFVCNWGFCTKRFTRSDELQRHARTHTGDKRFECPHCQKRFTRSDHVSKHFKTHLAPKKL is encoded by the exons ATGACTGCAACTGCTGCTGTGAGTCCTAGTGAGTACCTGCAGCCAGCTGtatctgcctcccag GACACACAACCCTCTCCGCTGGCACTCTTGGCAGCCACATGCAGCAAGATTGGTCCTCCTGCAGTTGAAACAGCTGTAACTACCCCTGTACCACAACGGCCAACTCGCAAAAGGCTGATACCCATAAAACCAGCACCGTTACCGCTGAGTCCAGGAAAGGCAGGTATAGGACTTTTGTCTACCAAAGGGAATGTCATCCAGATTCCACAGTTGGGGACAGGAAATGGACAGCTCTTCTTCACCATACAGAACCCAGTGGGCAAGACTGGACGCTATCAAACTCTGCAAACCTCCTCTCAGGCAATTCCACAGACTCTGGGCACTCAATTTCAGATTATTAATGCCACGGATGCTGGAACAACCCTTCAGATTTCACCAGCCTCAAGTTCTACAAAACACGTGCCCATAAAACCCGCTCCTCCACAAAAAAATAGCAATGTGATGAAGTTGACTGGAACTGCTGGCAACAACCTCACTTTGGCCTTGCCTCTCAACAATCTGGGAGACCCTTCCTCTGAAATTAGCAGTCAGCTTCTTCCTAGCAAACAGAGTAAGAAGCCCCGTAAGAAACCTCTTCCACCAGCGCCAACGCCTGGCTCTCCTACCCAGGAGCAGGTGGAGACTGTATTAATTGAAACTACTGCGGACAATATCCTACAAGCTGGAAACAACCTGCTCATTGTCCAGAGTCCTAATGCAGGTCAGCATGCTGTACTTCAACTTGTTCAGCCCAAGGCTGAAACCCAGCTGGTGCAGATACCACAACAGGCACTGAGAGTGGTACAAGCAGCCTCAGCTACGTTGCCAACCGTGCCGCAAAAACCAGTACAAAGTGTCCAGAGCACAGAACCTCTTCCCACCCAG aTCTATTTACGTACATCAGCAGGAGATGTACAGACTCTGATGGTACAGGAATCTTCGCCTCAGACATGCTCCATGGGAGGCACAGGGGCCCTGCCAACAATATCTACTACTCCTACGAAGAAAAATGTTCTTCGCAAAGAGCGGTCCTTTGCCAAAATTGCTCCGGCTGGGAGTGTCATTAACCTGAACACAGCACAGCTGTCGGCCACATCCCAGGGCATACAGACTATCAGTATCAATGGTGTCCCCGTGCAAGGAGTACCTGTCACCATCACCAATGCTGCAG GGCAACAGCAAATCAGTGTGCAGAACGTGTCCAGTAATAACGTTGCCATCAGTGGCCTCAGCCCTTCCCAGATACAGCTACAGATGGAACAGGCCTTGTCTGGGGAGCTCCagccaggagagaagaggaggagggtggcCTGTACATGTCCAAACTGCAAGGACGGGGAGAAGGG GTGGGGTCCCCCTGGCAGGAAGAGGCACGTGTGTCACATCCCTGAATGCGGGAGAACGTTTCGCAAGACTTCACTCTTGAGAGCCCATGTTCGTCTGCACACCGGGGAGAGGCCATTCGTGTGCAACTGGGGATTCTGTACTAAGAGGTTCACCCGCAGCGATGAGCTGCAAaggcacgcacgcacgcacacag GTGACAAGCGCTTTGAATgtcctcactgtcagaagaggTTCACACGCAGCGACCATGTCAGCAAGCACTTCAAGACACACCTCGCGCCAAAGAAGCTGTAA
- the SP2 gene encoding transcription factor Sp2 isoform X1 has translation MTATAAVSPSEYLQPAVSASQDTQPSPLALLAATCSKIGPPAVETAVTTPVPQRPTRKRLIPIKPAPLPLSPGKAGIGLLSTKGNVIQIPQLGTGNGQLFFTIQNPVGKTGRYQTLQTSSQAIPQTLGTQFQIINATDAGTTLQISPASSSTKHVPIKPAPPQKNSNVMKLTGTAGNNLTLALPLNNLGDPSSEISSQLLPSKQSKKPRKKPLPPAPTPGSPTQEQVETVLIETTADNILQAGNNLLIVQSPNAGQHAVLQLVQPKAETQLVQIPQQALRVVQAASATLPTVPQKPVQSVQSTEPLPTQIYLRTSAGDVQTLMVQESSPQTCSMGGTGALPTISTTPTKKNVLRKERSFAKIAPAGSVINLNTAQLSATSQGIQTISINGVPVQGVPVTITNAAGQQQISVQNVSSNNVAISGLSPSQIQLQMEQALSGELQPGEKRRRVACTCPNCKDGEKGRWGPPGRKRHVCHIPECGRTFRKTSLLRAHVRLHTGERPFVCNWGFCTKRFTRSDELQRHARTHTGDKRFECPHCQKRFTRSDHVSKHFKTHLAPKKL, from the exons ATGACTGCAACTGCTGCTGTGAGTCCTAGTGAGTACCTGCAGCCAGCTGtatctgcctcccag GACACACAACCCTCTCCGCTGGCACTCTTGGCAGCCACATGCAGCAAGATTGGTCCTCCTGCAGTTGAAACAGCTGTAACTACCCCTGTACCACAACGGCCAACTCGCAAAAGGCTGATACCCATAAAACCAGCACCGTTACCGCTGAGTCCAGGAAAGGCAGGTATAGGACTTTTGTCTACCAAAGGGAATGTCATCCAGATTCCACAGTTGGGGACAGGAAATGGACAGCTCTTCTTCACCATACAGAACCCAGTGGGCAAGACTGGACGCTATCAAACTCTGCAAACCTCCTCTCAGGCAATTCCACAGACTCTGGGCACTCAATTTCAGATTATTAATGCCACGGATGCTGGAACAACCCTTCAGATTTCACCAGCCTCAAGTTCTACAAAACACGTGCCCATAAAACCCGCTCCTCCACAAAAAAATAGCAATGTGATGAAGTTGACTGGAACTGCTGGCAACAACCTCACTTTGGCCTTGCCTCTCAACAATCTGGGAGACCCTTCCTCTGAAATTAGCAGTCAGCTTCTTCCTAGCAAACAGAGTAAGAAGCCCCGTAAGAAACCTCTTCCACCAGCGCCAACGCCTGGCTCTCCTACCCAGGAGCAGGTGGAGACTGTATTAATTGAAACTACTGCGGACAATATCCTACAAGCTGGAAACAACCTGCTCATTGTCCAGAGTCCTAATGCAGGTCAGCATGCTGTACTTCAACTTGTTCAGCCCAAGGCTGAAACCCAGCTGGTGCAGATACCACAACAGGCACTGAGAGTGGTACAAGCAGCCTCAGCTACGTTGCCAACCGTGCCGCAAAAACCAGTACAAAGTGTCCAGAGCACAGAACCTCTTCCCACCCAG aTCTATTTACGTACATCAGCAGGAGATGTACAGACTCTGATGGTACAGGAATCTTCGCCTCAGACATGCTCCATGGGAGGCACAGGGGCCCTGCCAACAATATCTACTACTCCTACGAAGAAAAATGTTCTTCGCAAAGAGCGGTCCTTTGCCAAAATTGCTCCGGCTGGGAGTGTCATTAACCTGAACACAGCACAGCTGTCGGCCACATCCCAGGGCATACAGACTATCAGTATCAATGGTGTCCCCGTGCAAGGAGTACCTGTCACCATCACCAATGCTGCAG GGCAACAGCAAATCAGTGTGCAGAACGTGTCCAGTAATAACGTTGCCATCAGTGGCCTCAGCCCTTCCCAGATACAGCTACAGATGGAACAGGCCTTGTCTGGGGAGCTCCagccaggagagaagaggaggagggtggcCTGTACATGTCCAAACTGCAAGGACGGGGAGAAGGG CAGGTGGGGTCCCCCTGGCAGGAAGAGGCACGTGTGTCACATCCCTGAATGCGGGAGAACGTTTCGCAAGACTTCACTCTTGAGAGCCCATGTTCGTCTGCACACCGGGGAGAGGCCATTCGTGTGCAACTGGGGATTCTGTACTAAGAGGTTCACCCGCAGCGATGAGCTGCAAaggcacgcacgcacgcacacag GTGACAAGCGCTTTGAATgtcctcactgtcagaagaggTTCACACGCAGCGACCATGTCAGCAAGCACTTCAAGACACACCTCGCGCCAAAGAAGCTGTAA
- the SP2 gene encoding transcription factor Sp2 isoform X3 has protein sequence MTATAAVSPSEYLQPAVSASQDTQPSPLALLAATCSKIGPPAVETAVTTPVPQRPTRKRLIPIKPAPLPLSPGKAGIGLLSTKGNVIQIPQLGTGNGQLFFTIQNPVGKTGRYQTLQTSSQAIPQTLGTQFQIINATDAGTTLQISPASSSTKHVPIKPAPPQKNSNVMKLTGTAGNNLTLALPLNNLGDPSSEISSQLLPSKQSKKPRKKPLPPAPTPGSPTQEQVETVLIETTADNILQAGNNLLIVQSPNAGQHAVLQLVQPKAETQLVQIPQQALRVVQAASATLPTVPQKPVQSVQSTEPLPTQIYLRTSAGDVQTLMVQESSPQTCSMGGTGALPTISTTPTKKNVLRKERSFAKIAPAGSVINLNTAQLSATSQGIQTISINGVPVQGVPVTITNAAGQQQISVQNVSSNNVAISGLSPSQIQLQMEQALSGELQPGEKRRRVACTCPNCKDGEKG, from the exons ATGACTGCAACTGCTGCTGTGAGTCCTAGTGAGTACCTGCAGCCAGCTGtatctgcctcccag GACACACAACCCTCTCCGCTGGCACTCTTGGCAGCCACATGCAGCAAGATTGGTCCTCCTGCAGTTGAAACAGCTGTAACTACCCCTGTACCACAACGGCCAACTCGCAAAAGGCTGATACCCATAAAACCAGCACCGTTACCGCTGAGTCCAGGAAAGGCAGGTATAGGACTTTTGTCTACCAAAGGGAATGTCATCCAGATTCCACAGTTGGGGACAGGAAATGGACAGCTCTTCTTCACCATACAGAACCCAGTGGGCAAGACTGGACGCTATCAAACTCTGCAAACCTCCTCTCAGGCAATTCCACAGACTCTGGGCACTCAATTTCAGATTATTAATGCCACGGATGCTGGAACAACCCTTCAGATTTCACCAGCCTCAAGTTCTACAAAACACGTGCCCATAAAACCCGCTCCTCCACAAAAAAATAGCAATGTGATGAAGTTGACTGGAACTGCTGGCAACAACCTCACTTTGGCCTTGCCTCTCAACAATCTGGGAGACCCTTCCTCTGAAATTAGCAGTCAGCTTCTTCCTAGCAAACAGAGTAAGAAGCCCCGTAAGAAACCTCTTCCACCAGCGCCAACGCCTGGCTCTCCTACCCAGGAGCAGGTGGAGACTGTATTAATTGAAACTACTGCGGACAATATCCTACAAGCTGGAAACAACCTGCTCATTGTCCAGAGTCCTAATGCAGGTCAGCATGCTGTACTTCAACTTGTTCAGCCCAAGGCTGAAACCCAGCTGGTGCAGATACCACAACAGGCACTGAGAGTGGTACAAGCAGCCTCAGCTACGTTGCCAACCGTGCCGCAAAAACCAGTACAAAGTGTCCAGAGCACAGAACCTCTTCCCACCCAG aTCTATTTACGTACATCAGCAGGAGATGTACAGACTCTGATGGTACAGGAATCTTCGCCTCAGACATGCTCCATGGGAGGCACAGGGGCCCTGCCAACAATATCTACTACTCCTACGAAGAAAAATGTTCTTCGCAAAGAGCGGTCCTTTGCCAAAATTGCTCCGGCTGGGAGTGTCATTAACCTGAACACAGCACAGCTGTCGGCCACATCCCAGGGCATACAGACTATCAGTATCAATGGTGTCCCCGTGCAAGGAGTACCTGTCACCATCACCAATGCTGCAG GGCAACAGCAAATCAGTGTGCAGAACGTGTCCAGTAATAACGTTGCCATCAGTGGCCTCAGCCCTTCCCAGATACAGCTACAGATGGAACAGGCCTTGTCTGGGGAGCTCCagccaggagagaagaggaggagggtggcCTGTACATGTCCAAACTGCAAGGACGGGGAGAAGGG GTGA